The following proteins are co-located in the Halarcobacter sp. genome:
- the infB gene encoding translation initiation factor IF-2 yields MSDNVRVYEIAEEAGASSNEVITKAKDLGIELKSPQSAVSFEDAEEIANYIMTGKSSKLKKKPVKAKKVVVKKQSNEEPAKTEEKEVEASEEPVTKTTDTVSKAEENSENETEVKKDKPVKSVTPNKIVPKRRGLKIVKKKKPKEEVSKSVNNEINSGGPQPKKAMKSLSEILGGNETEEKKSNTTAAEQAKIQAKKKEKKKHPAKSHDHGKVIEFDGKSTEEFKSSSDESLLGEEVVLLDMGLSDTSKLFEDQNNNKNNDKNKNQSRASKPAAFGNRPQGLKRGKRKKRIKQVREEVTITEVTIPEDIRVYEFAEACGKSPAEVITVLFSLGMMVTKNDFLKQDELEILGEEFGIEVTVKDALEDVNYVEDYQDEEIDKSNFVTRPPVVTIMGHVDHGKTSLLDKIRSSKVASAEAGGITQHISAYTIEQNGQKITFVDTPGHAAFSAMRARGADVTDVVIIVVAADDGVMPQTEEVISHAKASGCPIIVAVNKMDKETANMDMVKAQMAEREMTPVDWGGDIEFIGVSAHTGMGIDDLLENILLQAEILELEADPKAKAKASVVESSLEKGRGPVATVIVQNGTLRVGDNIVCDTTYGRVKAITNDLGKPVKELGLSETGSILGLNDVPAAGAIMVVQDSDKEAREIATTRAEHARAKELSKSTKVSLEEMSGLIAEGKIKQLPVIIKTDVAGSLEAIKGSLEKIQNEEVKVKVVHAAVGGITESDLVLASASEGCIILGFNVRPTGSVKSKAKADGITINTYSIIYDLIDDVKDALSGMMSAVIREENTGQAEVRDTFVVPKVGTVAGCIVTDGKVVRGGHARIIRDGVVTYTGKISSLKRFKDDVKEVANGYECGIMFDKFNDIKVGDFIETFIQIEEKVHIDD; encoded by the coding sequence ATGTCAGATAATGTAAGAGTTTATGAGATAGCTGAAGAGGCTGGAGCTAGTAGTAATGAAGTAATTACAAAAGCCAAGGATTTAGGGATTGAACTTAAATCACCTCAAAGTGCAGTTTCATTCGAAGATGCTGAAGAGATAGCAAACTATATAATGACTGGTAAAAGTAGTAAGTTAAAAAAGAAACCAGTAAAAGCAAAAAAAGTAGTAGTAAAAAAACAGAGCAATGAAGAGCCTGCTAAAACAGAAGAAAAAGAAGTTGAAGCTTCTGAAGAACCTGTTACAAAAACAACAGATACAGTTTCTAAGGCTGAAGAAAATTCAGAAAATGAGACTGAAGTAAAAAAAGACAAACCAGTTAAAAGCGTAACTCCAAATAAAATTGTTCCAAAAAGAAGAGGTTTAAAAATTGTTAAAAAGAAAAAACCTAAAGAGGAAGTTTCTAAATCTGTAAATAATGAGATTAATTCGGGTGGTCCTCAACCTAAAAAAGCGATGAAATCACTTAGTGAAATTTTAGGTGGCAATGAAACAGAAGAAAAAAAATCTAATACTACAGCTGCCGAGCAAGCTAAAATACAAGCAAAGAAAAAAGAAAAGAAAAAACATCCTGCAAAATCGCATGATCATGGAAAAGTTATTGAATTTGATGGAAAATCAACAGAAGAGTTTAAATCTTCAAGTGATGAGTCTTTACTTGGTGAAGAGGTTGTATTGCTTGATATGGGATTAAGTGATACTTCAAAACTTTTTGAAGATCAAAATAACAACAAAAATAATGATAAAAATAAAAACCAATCAAGAGCTTCTAAACCAGCAGCCTTTGGAAATAGACCTCAAGGTTTAAAAAGAGGTAAAAGAAAGAAAAGAATTAAACAAGTTAGAGAAGAGGTAACAATTACGGAAGTAACTATACCTGAAGATATCAGAGTATATGAATTTGCAGAAGCTTGTGGAAAATCTCCAGCAGAAGTAATTACTGTATTGTTTAGTTTAGGTATGATGGTTACTAAAAATGACTTCTTAAAACAAGATGAATTAGAGATTCTTGGAGAAGAATTTGGTATTGAAGTTACTGTTAAAGATGCCCTTGAAGATGTAAATTATGTAGAAGATTATCAAGATGAAGAGATTGATAAATCAAACTTTGTAACTAGACCACCAGTGGTTACTATTATGGGACATGTTGACCATGGTAAAACTTCGTTATTAGATAAAATCAGAAGTTCGAAAGTTGCATCAGCAGAAGCTGGTGGAATTACTCAACATATTTCAGCATATACAATTGAACAAAATGGTCAAAAAATCACTTTTGTAGATACTCCAGGACATGCCGCTTTCTCAGCTATGAGAGCAAGAGGTGCAGATGTTACTGATGTTGTTATTATAGTTGTTGCAGCAGATGATGGTGTAATGCCACAGACTGAAGAAGTAATCTCACATGCAAAAGCTTCAGGGTGTCCTATAATAGTTGCAGTTAACAAAATGGATAAAGAAACTGCAAATATGGATATGGTTAAAGCTCAAATGGCAGAAAGAGAAATGACTCCTGTAGATTGGGGTGGAGATATTGAGTTTATTGGAGTATCAGCACATACTGGTATGGGAATAGATGATTTATTAGAAAATATTTTACTTCAAGCAGAAATTTTAGAGCTTGAAGCTGATCCAAAAGCAAAAGCAAAGGCATCAGTAGTTGAATCTTCTTTAGAAAAAGGTAGAGGTCCTGTTGCAACTGTTATTGTTCAAAATGGTACTTTAAGAGTTGGAGACAATATTGTTTGTGATACAACTTACGGTAGAGTAAAAGCTATAACAAATGATTTAGGAAAACCAGTAAAAGAGTTAGGCCTTTCTGAAACTGGTTCAATCTTAGGATTAAATGATGTTCCAGCTGCTGGTGCAATTATGGTTGTACAGGATTCTGATAAAGAAGCAAGAGAGATTGCTACAACAAGAGCAGAGCATGCAAGAGCAAAAGAACTATCTAAATCTACTAAAGTTTCACTGGAAGAGATGAGTGGATTAATTGCAGAAGGTAAAATTAAACAATTACCAGTAATTATTAAAACTGACGTGGCTGGTTCTTTAGAAGCTATTAAAGGTTCATTAGAAAAAATTCAAAATGAAGAAGTAAAAGTAAAAGTTGTACACGCAGCTGTTGGTGGAATTACTGAATCAGATTTAGTATTAGCAAGTGCTAGTGAAGGTTGTATTATCTTAGGATTTAATGTAAGACCTACTGGATCAGTTAAAAGTAAAGCAAAAGCAGATGGTATTACTATTAATACGTATTCAATTATTTATGACTTAATTGATGATGTTAAAGATGCACTTTCTGGTATGATGAGCGCAGTTATAAGAGAAGAAAATACAGGACAAGCTGAAGTTAGGGATACATTCGTAGTACCTAAAGTAGGAACAGTTGCTGGTTGTATTGTAACTGATGGTAAAGTTGTAAGAGGTGGACATGCTAGAATCATTAGAGATGGTGTTGTAACTTATACTGGTAAAATCTCATCTCTAAAAAGATTTAAAGATGATGTTAAAGAGGTTGCAAATGGTTATGAATGTGGTATTATGTTTGATAAATTCAATGATATTAAAGTTGGTGACTTTATTGAAACATTCATTCAAATTGAAGAGAAAGTACATATTGACGACTAA
- a CDS encoding DUF448 domain-containing protein, protein MTILKRPIRTCVICRGKFAQNDLFRLKCEDKKLVPFDNNGRSFYICSDCLSIFENSQNNQKDLKRFEKTLYRVCKNKDDYLGQLKEILTHVR, encoded by the coding sequence TTGACTATTTTAAAAAGACCCATTCGAACTTGTGTCATTTGTAGAGGAAAATTTGCTCAAAATGACTTGTTTCGTTTAAAATGTGAGGATAAGAAACTTGTACCATTTGATAATAATGGCAGAAGTTTTTATATCTGTAGTGATTGTCTTTCTATTTTTGAAAATTCACAAAACAATCAAAAAGATTTGAAAAGATTTGAAAAAACACTATACAGAGTGTGTAAAAACAAAGATGACTATTTAGGACAACTTAAGGAGATATTAACGCATGTCAGATAA
- the lpxC gene encoding UDP-3-O-acyl-N-acetylglucosamine deacetylase, whose amino-acid sequence MRQRTIEKSVEIIGIGLHKGVPVKMKLEPLDADMGIIFYRVDAGVTIPLKIENVVDTKMATVIGKDGVVVSTIEHLLSAVYAYGIDNLRVVIDNDEVPVLDGSSSGYCMLIDEAGIKELNKSKKAIKIKQDVEITTEDGKKVALKPSNHIIYDFSIDFEHPVIGEQQFHFDYSIAEYKENISRARTFGFLHEVQYLRSIGLAQGGSMENAIVLDHSKVLNPDGLRYEDEFVRHKILDAIGDMALLGYTLVGEYNAHAGSHHLNHLLTKKLYENEANYEIIDLEEAQDEAQVFELAYSKVEA is encoded by the coding sequence ATGAGACAAAGAACTATAGAAAAAAGTGTAGAGATTATTGGAATAGGGCTTCATAAAGGAGTTCCTGTTAAGATGAAACTTGAACCACTTGATGCTGACATGGGTATTATATTTTATAGGGTTGATGCTGGTGTTACAATACCTTTAAAAATCGAAAATGTTGTAGATACAAAAATGGCTACAGTTATTGGGAAAGATGGGGTAGTTGTTTCAACAATAGAGCATCTTTTATCTGCTGTATATGCTTATGGAATTGATAACTTAAGAGTTGTAATTGATAATGATGAGGTTCCTGTTCTTGATGGAAGTTCATCTGGATATTGTATGTTAATTGATGAAGCAGGTATTAAAGAGTTAAATAAATCAAAAAAAGCAATAAAGATTAAACAAGATGTTGAGATTACTACAGAAGATGGTAAAAAAGTTGCTTTAAAACCTTCAAATCATATTATATATGATTTTTCTATTGATTTTGAGCATCCTGTTATTGGTGAACAACAATTTCATTTTGATTATTCAATTGCTGAATATAAAGAGAATATTAGCCGTGCTAGGACATTTGGATTTTTACATGAAGTTCAATATCTAAGAAGTATTGGATTAGCTCAGGGTGGAAGTATGGAAAATGCAATTGTATTAGACCATAGTAAAGTATTAAATCCTGATGGATTAAGATATGAAGATGAATTTGTCAGACATAAAATTTTAGATGCAATTGGTGATATGGCACTTTTAGGTTATACATTAGTTGGAGAATATAATGCTCATGCGGGAAGTCATCATTTAAATCATTTACTAACAAAAAAACTTTATGAAAATGAAGCAAATTATGAAATTATAGATTTAGAAGAGGCACAAGATGAAGCTCAAGTATTTGAGTTAGCTTATTCAAAGGTTGAAGCATAA
- the rimP gene encoding ribosome maturation factor RimP, with product MNLEESIEIAVKGCGAELYDIVSLKENDSNIFRVYVTQPGGISLDKCAEISRMISPILDIEEPMQGKYNLEVSSPGIERKLKNPQHFKSSLGEKIKLKDFEKNTIKGELIAADDNEVKIKTEHGEEIVTYDEISSASTYFEW from the coding sequence ATGAATTTAGAAGAATCAATTGAAATAGCTGTAAAGGGATGTGGCGCTGAACTTTATGATATAGTTTCTTTAAAAGAGAATGATAGCAATATCTTTAGAGTATATGTAACACAGCCAGGTGGAATATCTTTGGATAAATGTGCTGAAATATCTAGAATGATTTCGCCTATTTTAGATATTGAAGAACCTATGCAAGGAAAATACAATCTTGAAGTTAGTTCTCCAGGAATTGAAAGAAAACTGAAAAATCCTCAACATTTTAAATCATCTCTTGGTGAGAAAATAAAATTAAAAGATTTTGAGAAAAATACAATCAAGGGTGAATTAATAGCCGCTGATGATAACGAAGTAAAAATTAAAACTGAACATGGTGAAGAGATTGTAACTTATGACGAAATCTCTAGTGCTTCAACTTATTTTGAGTGGTAA
- the nadC gene encoding carboxylating nicotinate-nucleotide diphosphorylase, whose protein sequence is MINIKKFVKNAIIEDNGRGDLFYDVAPKGRFKAKAIAKDDGILAGELYAKALAKTEKFDCKFLKHDGQILKKGDVIAILEGKASILLSSERTFLNMLQHASGIATMANKFASKIEDLDVALLDTRKTRPQLRDFEKYASRVGGAINHRLGLDDCLMLKDTHLRTITDLKSFIRDARKRISWVTKIEIECETFEQVKEAMEAGADIIMCDNMTPLEIKEVVKFRNDVHPHVLLEASGNISLNTVRDFALTGVDAISSGSIIHQATWLDFSMKFD, encoded by the coding sequence ATGATTAATATTAAGAAATTTGTTAAAAATGCCATTATTGAAGATAATGGTAGAGGAGACCTTTTTTATGATGTGGCTCCAAAGGGAAGATTTAAAGCAAAAGCAATTGCAAAAGATGATGGTATTTTAGCAGGTGAACTTTATGCTAAAGCTTTGGCAAAAACTGAAAAATTTGATTGTAAGTTTTTAAAGCATGATGGCCAAATATTAAAAAAAGGTGATGTTATTGCTATATTAGAAGGGAAAGCTTCAATCCTTTTATCTAGTGAAAGAACATTTTTAAATATGTTACAACATGCAAGTGGAATTGCTACTATGGCAAATAAATTTGCATCTAAGATTGAAGATTTAGATGTTGCTTTACTTGATACTAGAAAAACAAGACCTCAGTTAAGAGATTTTGAAAAATATGCAAGTAGAGTAGGTGGTGCTATAAATCATAGACTTGGACTTGATGATTGTTTAATGTTAAAAGATACTCACTTAAGAACAATTACAGATTTAAAATCATTTATAAGAGATGCTAGAAAAAGAATCTCTTGGGTAACAAAAATTGAGATTGAGTGTGAAACTTTTGAGCAAGTAAAAGAAGCTATGGAAGCTGGTGCTGATATTATAATGTGTGATAATATGACTCCACTAGAAATAAAAGAGGTAGTTAAGTTTAGAAATGATGTACATCCTCATGTTTTATTAGAAGCATCTGGGAATATATCATTAAATACTGTTAGGGATTTTGCTTTAACAGGAGTTGATGCTATTAGTAGTGGAAGTATAATTCATCAGGCAACTTGGTTAGATTTTTCAATGAAATTTGACTAA
- a CDS encoding bifunctional oligoribonuclease/PAP phosphatase NrnA, with protein MKKDFILNNKINMTNFSKALQLIESSRYILIITHVNPDADSISSALALSNLLYENKIKHKVFNVSSDLPRNLDFISRFDKMTDQLPKFYDLVISCDCASKKRFGFEIDDSIPLINFDHHASNDNFGTINLVDPMKSSTAEIVYDFFRFNGLYITKNSATALYVGIYDDSLAFSLNRCDELTFEKVNHLVEFGASPSDIANKIKRRDSLAKYRIIPKVLESLELYNEGKVATIYAKDEWFKQTGAHNRDCEEALNMIMRIQIVKVALFVRVVNGVSRISLRSKDKIDVNKVASIFGGGGHTNAAGFSIDSIDIESVRKRVLKEILETTKE; from the coding sequence ATGAAAAAAGATTTTATTCTAAATAACAAGATAAATATGACAAACTTTTCAAAAGCTTTACAATTAATTGAAAGTAGTAGATATATTTTGATTATAACACATGTTAATCCTGATGCAGATTCTATCTCTTCAGCTTTAGCTTTATCAAATCTATTGTATGAAAATAAGATTAAACATAAAGTTTTTAATGTAAGTTCAGATTTACCTAGAAATTTAGATTTTATCAGTAGGTTTGACAAAATGACAGATCAATTACCAAAATTTTATGATTTGGTTATATCTTGTGATTGTGCATCTAAAAAAAGATTTGGTTTTGAGATTGATGATTCAATCCCTTTAATAAACTTTGATCATCATGCTTCAAATGATAATTTTGGAACAATAAATTTAGTTGATCCTATGAAAAGCTCAACGGCAGAGATTGTATACGATTTTTTTAGATTCAATGGTCTTTATATTACAAAAAATAGTGCTACTGCATTATATGTAGGTATTTATGATGATTCCTTAGCTTTTTCTTTAAATAGATGTGATGAATTGACTTTTGAAAAAGTTAATCATTTAGTAGAGTTTGGAGCAAGTCCATCAGATATCGCTAATAAAATAAAAAGAAGAGATTCTTTAGCAAAATATAGAATAATCCCAAAAGTCTTAGAAAGTTTAGAACTTTATAATGAGGGGAAAGTTGCAACAATATATGCAAAAGATGAATGGTTTAAACAAACAGGAGCTCATAATAGAGATTGTGAAGAAGCATTAAATATGATTATGAGAATTCAAATTGTAAAAGTTGCTTTATTTGTTAGAGTAGTAAATGGAGTCAGTAGAATAAGTCTTAGATCAAAGGATAAAATTGATGTAAATAAGGTAGCCTCAATATTTGGTGGCGGAGGTCATACAAATGCGGCTGGGTTTTCAATAGATTCAATAGATATAGAAAGTGTAAGAAAAAGAGTTTTAAAGGAAATACTTGAGACGACAAAAGAATAG
- the plsY gene encoding glycerol-3-phosphate 1-O-acyltransferase PlsY translates to MDFLFNFNILFYLFAYLAGSIPFGLLLANIFAGVNIKESGSKSIGATNVLRVVKETNPSLAKKLSIATVILDAFKGAIVLLIAMTLDASASTLWAIAVLSVLGHCYSVFLGLEGGKGVATGLGVFLVLIPIPTLIGAIVWIVFGKILKISSLSSLLGLTGVVLAAIILNNGLNVGSNAPIYIIAFIIYYKHFPNIVRLIKGEEKKVI, encoded by the coding sequence ATGGATTTTCTTTTTAACTTTAATATTCTGTTTTATCTTTTTGCATATCTTGCTGGTTCAATCCCTTTTGGTCTTCTTTTAGCAAATATTTTTGCAGGTGTAAATATAAAAGAGAGTGGAAGTAAATCAATTGGAGCTACAAATGTTTTAAGAGTTGTAAAAGAGACAAATCCCTCTTTAGCAAAAAAATTAAGTATTGCTACTGTTATCCTTGATGCTTTTAAAGGTGCAATTGTTTTACTTATAGCTATGACTTTAGATGCAAGTGCTTCAACTCTTTGGGCAATTGCAGTATTATCTGTACTAGGTCACTGTTATTCAGTATTTTTAGGACTTGAAGGTGGGAAAGGTGTAGCGACAGGCCTTGGAGTTTTTCTAGTTTTAATTCCAATACCAACATTAATCGGCGCAATTGTTTGGATTGTATTTGGGAAAATTTTAAAAATCTCATCTTTATCTTCACTATTAGGATTAACAGGTGTAGTTTTAGCAGCTATAATTTTAAATAATGGCTTAAATGTAGGTAGCAATGCACCTATTTATATAATCGCTTTTATTATCTACTATAAACATTTTCCAAATATTGTAAGATTAATCAAAGGCGAAGAAAAAAAAGTTATATAA
- the rbfA gene encoding 30S ribosome-binding factor RbfA yields MKSINLQRTESLLMELVPEALSTLSDERICSLPITGVNCKNGKYDATVYFDGSDFSDKEMPGIISALTKANGRIKSYVLSSTGWYKCPTFKFVNDKSLESSKSIEDLFRQIEKEKKS; encoded by the coding sequence TTGAAAAGTATTAATCTACAAAGAACGGAATCACTTCTTATGGAGTTGGTTCCTGAAGCATTATCAACACTTAGTGATGAAAGAATTTGTTCTTTACCTATTACAGGAGTTAACTGTAAAAATGGTAAATATGATGCAACAGTATATTTTGATGGTAGTGATTTTAGTGATAAAGAGATGCCAGGTATAATATCTGCTCTAACAAAAGCTAATGGAAGAATAAAATCATATGTCTTAAGTTCTACTGGTTGGTATAAATGTCCTACATTTAAGTTTGTAAATGATAAATCTTTAGAGTCATCAAAAAGTATTGAAGATTTATTTAGACAAATAGAAAAAGAGAAGAAATCATGA
- a CDS encoding M23 family metallopeptidase: MRRQKNSLLNIVFGLVLILIIAGGGFVYFSPLFEKQPAKIVLNSSGFWNLKDSLSVDLFDKSGIKSYKIYYKSGNNIEKLSENTISAKQEKVVLNIKPLPLRPNIKEVTIAIEVYDNSFWNFFQGNKSYKEYKLSIDKKRPLARVISNSYNIKRGGSAALVVEVRDENLKDKYITFNNEYRFELIPYLKEGYYAAIIAWPIDIKFDEFSRVNLVAIDQANNETTTKVPFYIKDLKIKNDKLTISDNFINKVSIPVLQKSDYEVPNTNEEIFIKQNRELRANNVNTIKEQSLNNMSKEMITSFNLKPFRRLSGSKTFAGFAEKREYSYNGQKIDEAWHLGMDWASIKHAQVKISNNGKVIFNNYLGIYGNTLIVDHGFGLQTLYAHTSQFQVAKNDEVRAGQIIANTGSTGAVFGDHLHFGVLVQGIEVNPVEWMDKNWIRTRISNILAEAKQEIRSSK, from the coding sequence TTGAGACGACAAAAGAATAGTTTATTAAATATAGTTTTCGGATTAGTTTTAATTTTAATAATAGCTGGAGGAGGATTTGTTTATTTTTCTCCATTATTTGAAAAGCAACCTGCAAAAATAGTTCTGAATAGTTCAGGATTTTGGAATCTAAAAGATTCATTATCTGTTGATCTTTTTGATAAAAGTGGAATTAAATCTTATAAAATATATTATAAGTCTGGAAATAATATAGAAAAACTTTCTGAGAATACTATCTCTGCAAAACAAGAAAAAGTTGTATTAAATATTAAACCTTTACCTCTTAGACCAAATATAAAAGAGGTAACTATTGCAATAGAGGTTTATGATAATTCTTTTTGGAATTTTTTCCAAGGAAATAAATCTTATAAAGAATACAAATTAAGTATAGATAAAAAAAGACCCTTAGCTAGAGTTATTTCTAATTCTTACAATATTAAAAGGGGTGGAAGTGCCGCTTTAGTTGTTGAAGTTAGGGATGAAAATTTAAAAGATAAATATATCACTTTTAACAATGAATATAGATTTGAATTAATTCCATATTTAAAAGAGGGGTATTATGCTGCAATTATTGCTTGGCCAATTGATATAAAGTTTGATGAATTTAGTAGAGTAAACTTAGTTGCTATTGATCAAGCAAATAATGAAACAACAACAAAAGTACCTTTTTATATAAAAGATTTAAAAATCAAAAATGATAAATTAACAATTAGTGATAACTTTATTAATAAAGTATCTATTCCTGTACTTCAAAAAAGTGATTATGAAGTACCAAATACAAACGAAGAGATATTTATAAAACAAAATAGAGAACTAAGAGCTAACAATGTAAATACTATAAAAGAACAATCTCTTAATAATATGTCAAAAGAGATGATTACAAGTTTTAATTTAAAACCATTTAGAAGATTAAGTGGTTCAAAAACATTTGCTGGATTTGCAGAAAAAAGGGAATATTCATATAATGGGCAAAAGATTGATGAAGCTTGGCATTTAGGGATGGATTGGGCAAGTATAAAGCATGCACAAGTTAAAATATCAAATAATGGGAAAGTAATATTCAACAATTATTTAGGAATTTATGGAAATACCCTTATTGTTGACCATGGGTTTGGATTACAAACATTATATGCACATACTAGTCAATTTCAAGTTGCAAAAAATGATGAAGTAAGAGCAGGGCAAATAATAGCTAATACAGGTAGCACAGGAGCAGTATTTGGAGATCACTTACATTTTGGTGTTTTAGTACAAGGTATAGAAGTAAATCCTGTAGAGTGGATGGATAAAAATTGGATTAGAACAAGAATCTCAAATATATTAGCTGAAGCAAAACAAGAAATAAGAAGTAGTAAATGA
- the nadA gene encoding quinolinate synthase NadA — protein sequence MNLKEEIYRLKEELDVTLVAHFYQRDEVFELADITGDSLELAKKAKETTSKYIVFCGVGFMGESVKVLSPEKTVLMPKVACCAMARMIDEGYYEQNLKMINDAGIPNENILPITYINSSAAVKAKVGQMGGMVCTSSNAYKIIEKGLESGKKIFFVPDRCLGQNFAKSLNLKSAVVGDGSDLNEADVICYNGFCSVHQLFTVDDVEFYKEKYPDILVAVHPECDPAVCDAADFVGSTSQLIKYIKELPLEQKVAVGTEFNMVNRLRDKNTYILSSTKPECPTMNETTLEDVYKTLKSIEDNNISEETLIKVNDDVIKWAKVALERMLEI from the coding sequence TTGAACTTAAAAGAAGAGATTTATAGATTAAAAGAAGAGTTAGATGTTACACTTGTAGCACACTTCTACCAAAGAGACGAAGTTTTTGAGTTAGCAGATATTACTGGTGACTCACTTGAATTAGCAAAAAAAGCAAAAGAGACAACTTCAAAATATATTGTATTTTGTGGAGTTGGTTTTATGGGTGAAAGTGTAAAAGTTTTAAGCCCTGAAAAAACAGTTTTAATGCCAAAAGTTGCCTGTTGTGCAATGGCACGAATGATTGATGAAGGTTATTATGAACAAAACCTTAAGATGATAAATGATGCGGGAATACCAAACGAAAATATACTTCCAATAACATATATAAACTCAAGTGCAGCAGTAAAAGCAAAAGTTGGACAAATGGGTGGTATGGTTTGTACCTCTTCAAATGCTTATAAGATTATTGAAAAAGGTTTAGAATCTGGCAAAAAAATATTTTTTGTTCCTGATAGATGTTTAGGACAAAATTTTGCAAAATCATTAAACCTAAAATCAGCAGTTGTTGGAGATGGAAGTGATTTAAATGAAGCAGATGTTATATGTTATAATGGTTTTTGTTCTGTACATCAACTTTTTACAGTAGATGATGTTGAGTTTTACAAAGAAAAGTATCCAGACATATTAGTAGCAGTTCATCCAGAATGCGATCCTGCTGTTTGTGATGCAGCTGATTTTGTTGGTTCAACTTCTCAACTTATAAAATATATAAAAGAGTTGCCACTTGAACAAAAAGTTGCAGTTGGAACTGAATTTAATATGGTAAATAGATTAAGAGATAAAAATACATATATATTAAGTTCTACAAAACCTGAATGTCCAACAATGAACGAAACAACATTAGAAGATGTATATAAAACTTTAAAATCGATTGAAGATAATAATATTAGTGAAGAAACATTAATAAAAGTAAATGATGATGTAATCAAATGGGCAAAAGTTGCACTAGAGAGGATGCTTGAGATATGA
- the thrB gene encoding homoserine kinase, producing the protein MKICVPATSANLGPGFDTLGLAISLHNQVSIKPSKFHSVSLKGEGSNNPVLKDNNMFIAIFNDFYHNLSNRKRHFRFEFTNEIPLSRGLGSSSAVIVSAIASAYAIEGIQIEKEKLLNLALAYESHPDNITPAVMGGFNVATVQDNEVKFINKNMPKSLKAIVVIPNRPISTQLARKALPYKYSKEDTIFNISHSSLLASAFISEDWKMLKVASQDKVHQKYRMKQMPELFDVQKTALKNGALMSTLSGSGSTLFSIAFNDDAHRIEKELKKRFPHFKVLTRDFDNAGVTVEY; encoded by the coding sequence TTGAAAATATGTGTGCCTGCTACTAGTGCTAATTTAGGACCTGGTTTTGATACTTTAGGATTAGCTATATCATTACATAATCAAGTAAGTATAAAACCGTCAAAATTTCATAGTGTATCATTAAAAGGTGAAGGGTCAAATAATCCTGTACTTAAAGACAATAATATGTTTATTGCAATATTTAATGATTTTTATCATAATTTATCAAATAGAAAAAGACACTTTAGATTTGAATTTACAAATGAGATACCTTTATCAAGAGGTTTAGGTAGTTCTTCAGCAGTTATTGTTTCAGCAATTGCAAGTGCATATGCAATTGAAGGTATACAGATTGAAAAAGAAAAATTATTGAATTTGGCATTAGCTTATGAAAGCCATCCTGATAATATTACACCAGCTGTGATGGGTGGTTTTAATGTTGCTACAGTTCAAGATAATGAAGTAAAATTTATAAATAAAAATATGCCTAAATCTTTAAAAGCTATAGTTGTTATACCAAATAGACCTATATCAACACAATTAGCTAGAAAAGCATTGCCGTATAAATATTCAAAAGAGGATACAATTTTTAATATATCACACTCATCTTTATTAGCTTCTGCATTTATTAGTGAAGATTGGAAAATGTTAAAAGTAGCTTCTCAAGATAAAGTTCATCAAAAATATAGAATGAAACAGATGCCAGAACTTTTCGATGTTCAAAAAACTGCATTGAAAAATGGTGCCTTAATGAGTACGTTATCAGGTTCTGGTTCAACACTATTTTCAATAGCATTTAATGATGATGCACATAGAATTGAAAAAGAACTAAAGAAAAGATTTCCACACTTCAAAGTTTTAACTAGAGACTTTGATAATGCTGGTGTGACAGTGGAATATTAA